A segment of the Capnocytophaga sp. ARDL2 genome:
TTACCAGAGGGATTGATTCGCTATGCCTCTGAATCTGAAATCGCCGAAAACAAACCGTTTGAATTTACTGCTCGTATGAAAGGTTATGCAGCCGTTTTGTTTATTTTGATAGGTGTTTTGATTGGAATGTTGTTTTTACGAAGCGAATTGGAAACAAAAATTCGTAAAATTCCAGGTCAAACATACGAAAGGGTAGAAGACAAGATTTCAAATGTATTTACCTATTCTATTACCAACAAAACCAATGGAGATTATCAAAATGTAACTTTCAAATTGGTTGAACCAGTAGGAGAATTGGAAGTAGTAGGAAATCCTAAAATTGCTGTAAAACCTGGAGATCAAGCAACAGGTACATTTTTCATCCGTATCAAAGAACAAGAATTGAAAGGAGAATATAAGGTGGAAGTGAAAATCGAAGTATATGATGGAGATAAATTGATCGACAAAACCTCGACTTCGTTTTTAGGGCCAAAATCATTAATTTAATAAGTTGAAAATATGAAATGGAATTGGGGAACGGGATTGGTAGTAGGAATGCTTGCCTTTATGATTTTTATTTTGCAATATGTCATCAGAGTACAAGTAAATCCCGATTATGATAACGAATTGCAATTGAAAGATTATTATCAAGAAGAGGTAAATATTGATAAAAATCACCGAGCACAACAAAATGCCAACGAATTGGGAAGTGCTTTTTCGATAGCTAAGAATCAAGACGGAATTGTGATTTCTTTTCCAGAAACGATGGAAAAGTCTCAGGTTGTAGGTCAAGTGAAATTGTATCGTCCGTCCAATCAAAAGTTGGATACACAAGTAACGATTTCTCTCAAAGATTCGTATGAAATGTTGTTGCCAAAAGAGCAATTACAAAGTGGAAAATGGGAAATTTCGGTTTCGTTTTCATACCAAGGAAAAGAGTATTTAAAGAAAATTGAAATTGTACTATGATAGCACCCTTATTGTTGGGATTATTGAGTAGTTTACACTGTTTAGGTATGTGTGGGCCTATCGCTTTGGCGTTGCCCATACATACCTTTTCGTTTACTCGCAAGACCTCGTCGATTGTTTTGTATCACTTAGGACGAATCTCGGTTTATAGTCTGATAGGGTTGCTTTTTGG
Coding sequences within it:
- a CDS encoding FixH family protein, translating into MKWNWGTGLVVGMLAFMIFILQYVIRVQVNPDYDNELQLKDYYQEEVNIDKNHRAQQNANELGSAFSIAKNQDGIVISFPETMEKSQVVGQVKLYRPSNQKLDTQVTISLKDSYEMLLPKEQLQSGKWEISVSFSYQGKEYLKKIEIVL